From a region of the Citricoccus muralis genome:
- a CDS encoding ABC transporter permease has translation MTTPVPTTSARTAGDVTSAPATAPPPGGTSTRGAASRQPSTASRSGTGRAWLLAIPVPIVLLILWTLGVQGEWILPFGIKMAFLPTPMDVGARLWDFAFGGVMNDAFSGTLWAHLWASTLRVLQGFGLATALAVPLGVVMGRSKTVFRMLEPTINLIRPIPVTAWAPLTLLIIGFGDRSTVFLVFLAAFFPLLLNTITGVQQVPERLLEASSMLGTPTSQALYKVVLPAAIPSIVSGMRVALGLAWVILVVGETVGITTGLGAAITQAQEQSRTDLIIAGMIVIGLAGFAADRLLTLAVRLVVGRRPLAT, from the coding sequence ATGACCACTCCAGTCCCGACGACCTCCGCGCGTACCGCCGGTGATGTCACCTCAGCCCCTGCCACCGCCCCGCCCCCTGGGGGCACCTCCACGAGAGGAGCAGCCTCCAGGCAGCCATCCACGGCCAGCCGATCCGGCACGGGCCGCGCCTGGCTACTGGCCATCCCCGTCCCCATCGTCCTCCTGATCCTGTGGACCCTGGGCGTCCAGGGCGAGTGGATCCTTCCCTTCGGCATCAAGATGGCCTTTCTGCCCACGCCCATGGACGTCGGCGCACGGCTGTGGGACTTCGCCTTCGGCGGGGTCATGAATGACGCCTTCAGCGGCACCCTGTGGGCCCACCTATGGGCGTCTACCCTGCGCGTCCTGCAGGGCTTCGGCCTCGCCACCGCCCTCGCTGTTCCCCTCGGTGTGGTGATGGGCCGGTCCAAGACCGTCTTCCGGATGCTGGAACCGACCATCAACCTCATCCGGCCGATCCCGGTCACCGCGTGGGCTCCTCTCACCTTGCTGATCATCGGGTTCGGGGATCGGTCCACGGTGTTCCTGGTCTTCCTCGCGGCGTTCTTCCCGCTGTTGCTGAACACCATCACCGGGGTCCAGCAGGTGCCGGAACGGTTGCTGGAGGCGTCCTCCATGCTGGGTACCCCCACCAGCCAGGCCCTCTACAAGGTGGTCCTGCCGGCCGCCATCCCCAGCATCGTCAGCGGCATGAGGGTGGCGCTGGGTCTGGCATGGGTCATCCTCGTGGTCGGAGAGACCGTCGGTATCACCACCGGACTGGGCGCTGCCATCACCCAGGCCCAGGAGCAGTCCCGCACGGACCTGATCATCGCCGGGATGATCGTCATCGGCCTGGCCGGCTTCGCAGCCGATCGCCTGCTGACCCTGGCCGTCCGCCTCGTGGTCGGCCGCCGCCCCCTCGCCACGTAG
- a CDS encoding YhgE/Pip domain-containing protein, with the protein MAPPRNRKPTFRLRNSAGPWAAAGAPDTSADGPPPQPTKAGASALQKYGAVAWFGVILLALAIIPSLYSGLLTGSNMDPTGRLDAVPAAVVNLDEPTASQGETIHLGEDLAEELVHPDEDTDNLDWQPMDDAEAQSALENGDVLAVLTIPERFSTHAAGLSTGEAADAEQSTLRMQTNDGANIIMGTIAKTIGETASSTVAEGIGEEYVKNVLLGFTEVHDGMQEAADGAGQVAEGAQDAASGAGDLVVGIDQLADGSVTVDTGAQQLAEGAASADAGSQELAHGATSVNDGAQQLSSGLGQMRSQTESLPSQTQTLADGAGKVAAGVGQLDQGVTALEDTAGTLSGGAGQFTAGVDEAVAGAQQLRDSAGAVVTGVQQVQGDAGTLEERIANLQAAYGAMTDEQRQAALAELADGAGQVTAGAEQAAAGASTVNEGLGGMIGDSSSGSGLAGLQAHVDQLGSAASTAAATVSEVADNIHALSDGADQVAAGAQTLADSSGTLRDGISTAATGAQTLGDGTSQLSDGAGQLAARMPALASGAQELAAGSSELSSGLATADDGSRELVSGLGDLSDGSGQLFTSLRDGTADVPSYTDQDASSIGSVAALPVSADMERTNEVPSYGYGLAPYFMALALWVGALGYFLMRPAVRETMIAERKPLWRVLLRSAALPALMGVVQSLVMVSVLVFGLDLTPVNPWGLAGFAVLTSVTFMAVNQALIALLGPPGRFFALMLIVLQLSAAGGTYPVQTAPAFFQAIHPWLPMTYAVESFRSLIAGGSIGVDHGITVMLIWMGVAVAMLVVAVALQGIKARQATSGTDRPEVRTAVATA; encoded by the coding sequence ATGGCGCCGCCACGGAACCGCAAGCCCACCTTCCGGCTGCGGAACAGCGCCGGGCCGTGGGCAGCCGCCGGCGCCCCCGACACTTCGGCCGACGGGCCCCCACCCCAGCCCACGAAGGCCGGGGCGTCTGCGCTCCAGAAGTACGGCGCCGTGGCCTGGTTCGGCGTGATCCTGCTGGCCCTGGCCATCATCCCGTCCCTGTACTCGGGGCTGCTCACCGGTTCCAACATGGACCCGACGGGTCGCCTCGATGCGGTGCCGGCCGCCGTCGTGAACCTGGACGAGCCGACCGCATCCCAGGGCGAGACGATCCACTTAGGTGAGGACCTGGCCGAGGAGCTGGTGCACCCGGATGAGGACACGGACAACCTGGACTGGCAGCCGATGGACGACGCCGAGGCCCAGTCGGCCCTGGAGAACGGAGATGTGCTGGCCGTGCTGACCATCCCGGAACGGTTCTCCACGCACGCGGCCGGGCTGTCCACGGGCGAGGCGGCGGACGCGGAGCAGTCCACCCTGCGCATGCAGACCAATGACGGCGCGAACATCATCATGGGCACCATCGCGAAGACCATCGGTGAGACCGCGTCCAGCACGGTCGCCGAGGGCATCGGCGAGGAGTACGTGAAGAACGTGCTGTTGGGTTTCACCGAGGTGCATGACGGCATGCAGGAGGCCGCCGACGGCGCCGGGCAGGTGGCCGAGGGTGCGCAGGATGCCGCGAGCGGCGCCGGTGACCTGGTGGTCGGGATCGACCAGCTGGCGGACGGCTCCGTCACCGTGGACACCGGTGCCCAGCAGCTGGCCGAGGGAGCAGCCTCCGCCGACGCCGGCAGCCAGGAACTCGCCCACGGCGCCACGTCAGTGAACGACGGCGCGCAACAGCTCAGTTCGGGGCTGGGCCAGATGCGGTCCCAGACCGAGTCCCTGCCCAGCCAGACCCAGACCCTGGCGGACGGGGCCGGGAAGGTGGCGGCCGGCGTCGGACAATTGGACCAGGGGGTCACCGCCCTCGAGGACACCGCGGGCACCCTCTCAGGCGGAGCCGGGCAGTTCACGGCGGGAGTGGACGAGGCCGTGGCCGGTGCGCAGCAGCTGCGGGACAGCGCGGGCGCGGTGGTGACCGGCGTGCAGCAGGTCCAGGGTGATGCGGGCACGTTGGAGGAGAGGATCGCCAACCTGCAGGCCGCCTACGGTGCGATGACCGACGAGCAGCGCCAGGCTGCCCTCGCCGAGCTGGCGGACGGTGCGGGGCAGGTGACGGCCGGCGCCGAGCAGGCCGCGGCAGGGGCGTCCACGGTGAACGAGGGGCTCGGCGGGATGATCGGGGATTCCTCCTCCGGCTCGGGGCTGGCCGGTCTGCAGGCCCACGTGGACCAGCTCGGCTCCGCAGCGTCCACGGCCGCCGCCACGGTCTCCGAGGTGGCGGACAACATCCACGCCCTCTCGGACGGCGCCGACCAGGTGGCTGCGGGGGCCCAGACCCTGGCGGACAGCTCCGGCACGCTGAGGGACGGGATCTCCACGGCGGCCACCGGCGCGCAGACCTTGGGCGATGGCACCTCGCAGCTGAGCGACGGCGCCGGCCAGCTGGCCGCCCGGATGCCGGCGCTGGCCTCCGGTGCGCAAGAGCTGGCCGCGGGCAGTTCCGAGCTGTCCTCCGGACTGGCCACTGCCGATGACGGTTCGCGCGAGCTTGTCTCCGGGCTGGGGGACCTGTCCGATGGCTCCGGCCAGCTGTTCACCTCCCTGCGGGACGGGACGGCGGACGTGCCGAGCTACACGGACCAGGACGCCTCGAGCATCGGCTCCGTGGCCGCCCTGCCGGTGAGCGCGGACATGGAACGCACCAACGAGGTCCCCTCCTACGGCTACGGCCTGGCCCCGTACTTCATGGCCCTGGCCCTGTGGGTGGGCGCGCTGGGGTACTTCCTGATGCGCCCGGCCGTCCGCGAGACCATGATCGCCGAGCGCAAGCCGCTGTGGCGCGTGCTGCTGCGCTCGGCCGCGCTGCCCGCGCTGATGGGCGTGGTGCAGTCCCTGGTGATGGTCTCGGTGCTGGTCTTCGGCCTGGACCTGACGCCGGTGAACCCCTGGGGGCTGGCGGGCTTCGCCGTGCTGACCTCGGTGACCTTCATGGCCGTCAACCAGGCGCTGATCGCCTTGCTGGGCCCGCCCGGGCGCTTCTTCGCCCTGATGCTGATCGTGCTGCAGCTCTCGGCCGCCGGCGGCACCTATCCCGTCCAGACCGCGCCCGCGTTCTTCCAGGCGATCCACCCCTGGCTGCCGATGACCTACGCCGTGGAGTCCTTCCGTTCCCTCATTGCCGGTGGATCCATCGGTGTGGACCACGGGATCACGGTGATGCTGATCTGGATGGGCGTCGCGGTGGCGATGCTGGTGGTGGCCGTGGCGCTCCAGGGCATCAAGGCACGCCAGGCCACCTCCGGCACGGACCGGCCCGAGGTGCGGACTGCGGTGGCCACGGCGTAG
- a CDS encoding TetR/AcrR family transcriptional regulator, with protein sequence MSDRVQDGRSLAPLVDAVTALLDEGVDPHRLSVTDVVQRARVSRPTFYKYFKDIPSLVREVALQRMEATFSRVPQAALGESWTAFARGTFMTLLTDLAEHRRFYLAVLAISPAIVMTDFITYLSRRLLTSSPLGPVIHRRKGPDTPRQRADFLAAGTVWLVQQWLAASTEPLDDVEEMVDRLSSLLLSSSGATEQEIAAVRSASPASTPIPTHPHTTPAGTSPEGIA encoded by the coding sequence ATGAGCGATCGAGTGCAGGATGGACGGTCACTGGCACCGCTGGTGGACGCGGTCACGGCGCTGCTGGACGAGGGCGTGGACCCCCACCGCCTGAGCGTCACGGACGTGGTGCAGCGCGCTCGGGTCAGCAGGCCCACCTTCTACAAGTACTTCAAGGACATCCCCTCGCTGGTGAGGGAGGTCGCTCTGCAGAGGATGGAAGCCACGTTCAGCCGTGTCCCGCAGGCGGCGCTCGGCGAATCCTGGACAGCCTTCGCCCGCGGCACGTTCATGACCCTGCTGACAGATCTGGCAGAACACCGCCGCTTCTACCTCGCCGTGCTGGCGATCAGTCCGGCGATCGTCATGACCGACTTCATCACCTACCTGTCCCGCCGCCTGCTCACCTCCTCTCCCCTGGGCCCGGTCATCCACCGCAGGAAGGGACCGGACACTCCCCGGCAGCGGGCCGACTTCCTGGCCGCGGGGACCGTGTGGCTGGTCCAGCAGTGGTTGGCCGCCTCCACCGAACCACTGGACGACGTCGAGGAGATGGTGGACCGCCTCTCCTCCCTCCTCCTGTCCAGCTCCGGTGCCACGGAACAGGAGATCGCCGCGGTCCGCTCGGCATCGCCGGCTTCCACCCCCATCCCCACACACCCGCACACGACGCCGGCCGGCACCTCCCCGGAAGGGATCGCCTGA
- a CDS encoding methionine ABC transporter permease yields MDQITELMPTLLEQTGIMLWIVALALVFGGICGLILGLLLYVTRKGGIMQQTAVFWIINILVNTFRPVPFIIFIAAIQPLARQVVGTGIGSDAVVFGISIAASFFIARLVEQNLMAVDPGVIEAARAMGASPWRIVRTVILPEALGPLVLGYTFAIVALIDMSAVAGIIGGEGLGNYAVSYGYRQFDPVVTWTALFIIVIVVQVIQALGNILARKILRR; encoded by the coding sequence ATCGATCAGATCACCGAGCTGATGCCGACGCTGCTGGAGCAGACCGGCATCATGCTGTGGATCGTCGCCCTCGCTCTCGTCTTCGGCGGAATCTGCGGCCTCATCCTGGGACTGCTGCTCTACGTGACCCGCAAGGGCGGAATCATGCAGCAGACGGCCGTCTTCTGGATCATCAACATCCTGGTCAACACGTTCCGCCCCGTGCCGTTCATCATCTTCATCGCGGCCATCCAGCCGTTGGCGCGGCAGGTGGTGGGCACCGGCATCGGCTCCGACGCCGTGGTGTTCGGCATCTCGATCGCGGCCAGCTTCTTCATCGCCCGCCTCGTGGAGCAGAACCTGATGGCCGTGGACCCCGGTGTGATCGAGGCGGCCCGCGCCATGGGTGCCAGTCCCTGGCGCATCGTCCGCACCGTGATCCTGCCGGAGGCCCTGGGCCCGCTCGTGCTGGGTTACACCTTCGCCATCGTCGCCCTGATCGACATGTCCGCCGTGGCCGGCATCATCGGCGGTGAGGGCCTGGGCAACTACGCCGTCTCCTACGGTTACCGCCAGTTCGACCCCGTGGTCACTTGGACCGCCCTGTTCATCATCGTGATCGTGGTCCAGGTCATCCAGGCCCTGGGCAACATCCTGGCGCGCAAGATCCTGCGGCGGTAG
- a CDS encoding ABC transporter substrate-binding protein has product MPNTRLTRTLSLAAVSGLVAASMVACAPAEGAGDTITVGTLRAQPHLYTPYFYDQFAPEGKSFEIVLFDSSSDIKNAVVSGSVDLGVTGAPSVLAGLADGQDVKIIASSADGGSRIVGAPDITDPQDLAGKTIGYPMGASQEILLKLTLENLGIDPDNDVTLVNLPFSEMANAYTSGQIDAMSSAEIGPSVAMDAGAVDIVSPYDTPVGEVNIVLAATGEFVAEEPDLAQEVVDTHIQASEYMAENPEEWSAGLVEDFGMDAAVADLAIQNVTPRWELDDDYQAQVAALAEQMLAFGQISEGVDTSAALDPTFVDASTVND; this is encoded by the coding sequence ATGCCGAACACCCGCCTCACCCGTACCCTGTCCCTCGCCGCCGTCAGTGGTCTGGTAGCCGCCTCGATGGTTGCCTGCGCACCCGCAGAGGGAGCCGGGGACACCATCACCGTGGGCACCCTCCGAGCGCAACCACACCTGTACACCCCGTACTTCTACGATCAGTTCGCACCGGAGGGCAAGAGCTTCGAGATCGTCCTGTTCGACTCCTCCTCGGACATCAAGAACGCCGTGGTCTCCGGATCCGTTGATCTGGGCGTCACCGGCGCACCGTCTGTTCTCGCCGGATTGGCTGATGGTCAGGACGTCAAGATCATCGCCTCCTCGGCCGACGGCGGCTCCCGCATCGTCGGGGCGCCGGACATCACGGATCCGCAGGACCTGGCCGGCAAGACCATCGGTTACCCCATGGGTGCCTCACAGGAGATCCTGCTCAAGCTCACGCTCGAGAACCTGGGGATTGACCCGGACAACGACGTCACCCTGGTGAACCTTCCGTTCTCCGAAATGGCGAATGCCTATACCTCGGGTCAGATCGATGCCATGTCCTCAGCCGAGATCGGCCCATCGGTGGCCATGGACGCCGGAGCTGTTGACATCGTGTCTCCCTATGACACCCCGGTGGGAGAGGTCAACATCGTCCTGGCCGCCACCGGCGAGTTCGTGGCCGAGGAGCCGGACCTCGCCCAGGAGGTCGTGGACACCCACATCCAGGCCTCCGAGTACATGGCGGAGAACCCCGAGGAATGGTCAGCGGGCCTCGTGGAGGACTTCGGCATGGATGCCGCCGTGGCCGATCTCGCGATTCAGAACGTCACGCCCCGGTGGGAACTCGATGACGACTATCAGGCGCAGGTCGCCGCCCTGGCCGAACAGATGCTGGCCTTCGGGCAGATCAGCGAGGGCGTCGATACCTCGGCCGCCCTCGACCCCACCTTCGTTGATGCCTCCACCGTCAACGACTAA
- a CDS encoding methionine ABC transporter ATP-binding protein, with product MPHIALKDVTKEYPAPQRGHAPTVAVDRVSLEIEKGDVFGIIGYSGAGKSTLVRLINALEPATAGSIEIDGTDITRLSAARQRQMRTGIGMIFQRFNLLSSRSVRRNVEYPLEVAGMGKSERKRKALELLDFVGLADKASAFPEQLSGGQQQRVGIARALAADPPILLADEATSALDPETTDEVLDLLAKVNRELGVTIVVITHEMDVIARIATKVAVMDRGQVVEAGETYSVFTNPQTTTSKRFVRTVVRNLPSGDELTELRAQHEGRFFTISFTDEGATEARVFGALARAGVDFNLVYGGVDSIQGRVYGLLTIAVRGDAAAVDEAISSIGSGVTVEEVHA from the coding sequence ATGCCCCACATCGCTCTGAAGGACGTCACCAAGGAGTATCCCGCGCCGCAGCGCGGTCATGCCCCGACCGTGGCGGTGGACCGTGTCAGCCTCGAGATCGAGAAGGGTGATGTCTTCGGCATCATCGGCTACTCGGGTGCGGGAAAGTCGACCCTCGTCCGCCTGATCAACGCCCTCGAGCCGGCCACCGCCGGCTCCATCGAGATCGACGGGACGGATATCACCCGGCTCTCCGCGGCCCGGCAGCGCCAGATGCGCACCGGCATCGGGATGATCTTCCAGCGCTTCAACCTGCTCAGTTCCCGCTCGGTGCGCCGCAACGTGGAGTACCCACTGGAGGTCGCCGGAATGGGCAAGTCCGAGCGAAAGAGGAAGGCGCTCGAGCTGCTCGACTTCGTGGGGCTCGCGGACAAGGCGAGTGCCTTCCCGGAACAGCTCTCCGGCGGCCAGCAGCAGCGCGTCGGCATCGCCCGGGCCCTGGCCGCGGATCCGCCCATCCTGCTCGCCGATGAGGCCACCTCCGCCCTGGACCCGGAGACCACGGACGAGGTCCTGGACCTGCTGGCCAAGGTCAACCGGGAGCTCGGCGTGACGATCGTGGTCATCACCCACGAGATGGACGTGATCGCCCGGATCGCCACCAAGGTCGCCGTGATGGACCGCGGCCAGGTGGTGGAGGCCGGCGAGACCTACTCCGTCTTCACCAACCCGCAGACCACCACGTCCAAGCGCTTCGTGCGCACCGTGGTGCGGAACCTGCCCTCGGGCGACGAACTCACCGAGCTGCGCGCGCAGCACGAGGGGCGGTTCTTCACCATCTCGTTCACGGACGAGGGGGCCACCGAGGCCCGCGTCTTCGGGGCACTGGCGCGCGCCGGCGTCGACTTCAACCTGGTGTACGGCGGCGTGGACTCCATCCAGGGCCGCGTCTACGGGCTGCTGACGATCGCCGTGCGCGGGGACGCCGCGGCAGTGGACGAGGCGATTTCCTCCATCGGATCCGGAGTCACCGTTGAGGAGGTGCACGCATGA
- a CDS encoding GntR family transcriptional regulator, translating to MDTTVDTRQGFPGAAASGRKVTEQERVYLQLRDDLLAGAISPLVRITEMRVAERYSVSRTPARDALARLRADRLLAFRDGALYRYMPTRKELSDLYELRVTLERQGIVRCTGGADTVHDTALIEDELALWHERKSQGVTPDAGFVTADEQFHLTLLLASGNTEMVEILKGVNQRIRSVRMHDYLTQDRINSTIDEHLEIGELVLTGRLLEALEALESHIGESQTVSLARATDSFSL from the coding sequence ATGGATACAACGGTGGATACACGGCAGGGCTTCCCCGGCGCCGCGGCGTCAGGACGCAAGGTGACCGAACAGGAGCGGGTCTACCTCCAGTTGCGGGACGACCTGCTCGCCGGCGCGATCTCGCCGCTGGTCCGCATCACCGAGATGCGGGTGGCGGAGCGCTATAGCGTCTCCCGCACGCCGGCCCGTGACGCCCTGGCCCGGCTTCGCGCAGATCGGCTGCTGGCCTTCCGAGACGGCGCCCTGTACCGGTACATGCCGACCCGCAAGGAACTGTCCGACCTCTACGAGCTACGCGTCACGCTGGAACGTCAGGGGATCGTCCGCTGTACGGGCGGCGCGGACACCGTCCATGACACCGCGCTGATCGAGGATGAGCTCGCCTTGTGGCATGAGCGGAAATCCCAAGGCGTCACCCCGGACGCTGGATTCGTCACCGCCGACGAGCAATTCCACCTCACGCTGCTGCTGGCCTCCGGCAACACGGAAATGGTCGAGATCCTGAAGGGGGTCAACCAGCGGATCCGCTCGGTCAGGATGCACGACTACCTCACTCAGGACCGCATCAACAGCACCATCGACGAGCACCTCGAGATCGGCGAACTGGTCCTGACCGGCCGCCTCCTGGAGGCGCTGGAAGCCCTGGAGAGTCACATCGGCGAATCCCAGACGGTGTCCCTGGCGCGCGCCACGGACAGCTTCTCCCTGTAA
- a CDS encoding ABC transporter ATP-binding protein gives MSMTPLGTAVDGTVVLTHLGKHFPGAPLPAVADVNLDIHSGEFVCIVGASGCGKSTVLRMVAGFEQPTDGTAQVSGRDVNGPGPDRGVVFQDYGLFPWLTVTENIAYGPRQARLAKADVQDRTSRALESVGLTRVAKSFPHQLSGGMQQRVAIARVLANRPAVMLMDEPFGALDALTRSGMQQELRRTHHEAGVTILFVTHSIEEAVFLADRVVVMAGGSSHGNSGHVREVVPITLGQDRDPASGEFNEIKRYINGLVHAGNEVPA, from the coding sequence ATGAGCATGACACCTCTGGGCACCGCCGTCGACGGCACGGTGGTCCTCACCCATCTCGGCAAGCACTTCCCCGGCGCTCCCCTGCCGGCCGTGGCAGACGTCAACCTGGACATCCACAGCGGCGAGTTCGTGTGCATCGTTGGAGCCAGCGGCTGCGGGAAGTCGACGGTCCTGCGCATGGTGGCCGGCTTCGAGCAGCCCACGGACGGCACCGCACAGGTCTCCGGACGGGACGTCAACGGCCCCGGCCCAGACCGTGGTGTGGTCTTCCAGGACTACGGCCTGTTCCCCTGGCTCACGGTGACGGAGAACATCGCCTACGGTCCGAGGCAGGCCCGGTTGGCCAAGGCCGACGTGCAGGACCGCACCTCCAGGGCCCTGGAGTCCGTGGGGTTGACCCGGGTCGCGAAGTCCTTTCCACACCAGCTCTCGGGCGGCATGCAGCAGCGCGTGGCCATCGCCCGGGTCCTCGCCAATCGACCGGCCGTGATGCTGATGGACGAACCGTTCGGCGCACTCGATGCCCTGACGAGAAGCGGGATGCAACAGGAACTGCGACGAACCCACCACGAGGCCGGCGTGACGATCCTGTTCGTCACCCACAGCATCGAGGAGGCCGTCTTCCTGGCGGATCGAGTCGTCGTCATGGCGGGGGGATCGTCCCACGGCAATTCCGGCCACGTCCGTGAGGTCGTCCCGATCACCCTGGGTCAGGACCGTGATCCCGCCTCCGGCGAGTTCAACGAGATCAAGCGGTACATCAACGGGCTGGTCCACGCGGGGAACGAGGTCCCTGCGTAG
- the atzF gene encoding allophanate hydrolase codes for MPTLSPTAAVARSYARIAAAHSSHVWISLQDESAALNEAWGVERELAAGREMPLAGLTFAVKDNIDVAGLRTTAAHPGFDRRAVVSASVVSRLRAAGAVFIGKTNLDQFATGLVGTRSPFGQPSSALAPERVSGGSSSGSAVAVAEGLVDFSLGTDTAGSGRVPAAFNGIIGLKPTYGLVAADGVVPACPSYDCVSVFAPTVALSAAVLRIASAPSERYPHSRVLPDTAPLSAPRDPVVAIPQDRDLTSLPEAFRTAFAGAIAQLVGRGVTVQKIDFSPFAQAGRLLYEGGLVAERAASFGRFLAEHPEGTDPHVGRIAAHAEEIPGVTVIQDQQVLAELTRRGRELLQGVDALVVPTAPEHPLMTDVLADDAGLINTGLGTFTNFVNLMDMAAIAVPVTHTTGDGAFGITFVTRAFHDQVGIDLAADFLREPPALSTTAGIDLAVFGAHLHGQPLNRQLTDLGGRYIDDITTATNHRLYLAEGSPPRPIVAPSASGISVPGELWRLPLTSLARLLTGLPAPMGLGQVSLSDGRTVCGFIGQVQGVERDITSFGGWRAYLDAAGEAAPAPLPVHA; via the coding sequence ATGCCCACCCTCTCCCCCACCGCTGCGGTCGCCCGTTCCTACGCGCGCATCGCCGCTGCCCACAGCAGTCACGTCTGGATCTCCCTGCAGGACGAATCCGCAGCTCTGAACGAGGCCTGGGGCGTGGAGCGCGAACTCGCAGCGGGCCGTGAGATGCCTCTGGCCGGATTGACCTTCGCCGTCAAGGACAACATCGACGTGGCCGGGCTCCGCACGACCGCGGCCCACCCGGGCTTCGACCGGCGAGCCGTGGTCAGCGCCTCGGTGGTGAGCCGCTTGCGAGCCGCCGGCGCGGTGTTCATCGGCAAGACCAATCTGGACCAGTTCGCCACCGGCCTGGTGGGCACCCGCAGTCCCTTCGGCCAACCCTCCAGTGCCCTCGCGCCGGAACGGGTGTCCGGCGGCTCCAGCTCCGGATCAGCCGTGGCCGTGGCAGAGGGACTCGTGGACTTCTCACTCGGCACTGACACGGCCGGCTCCGGACGCGTTCCCGCCGCCTTCAACGGCATCATCGGGCTGAAGCCGACGTACGGGCTGGTCGCCGCGGACGGCGTGGTCCCCGCGTGCCCGTCCTACGACTGCGTGTCCGTCTTCGCCCCGACCGTCGCGTTGTCCGCAGCCGTCCTCCGGATCGCGTCCGCTCCCTCGGAGCGCTACCCGCACAGTCGGGTGCTGCCGGACACGGCGCCCCTGTCCGCTCCCCGGGATCCCGTGGTGGCGATCCCCCAGGACCGGGATCTGACCAGCCTGCCCGAGGCCTTCCGGACTGCCTTCGCTGGTGCGATCGCACAGTTGGTGGGCCGTGGCGTCACCGTCCAGAAGATCGATTTCTCCCCCTTCGCTCAGGCCGGGCGGCTCCTCTATGAGGGCGGCCTGGTCGCAGAACGAGCCGCCAGCTTCGGACGGTTCCTGGCCGAACACCCGGAGGGGACGGACCCCCACGTGGGGCGCATCGCCGCCCACGCGGAAGAGATTCCCGGAGTCACAGTCATCCAGGACCAGCAGGTGCTGGCTGAACTCACCCGACGGGGGCGGGAGCTGTTGCAGGGCGTGGACGCACTGGTGGTCCCCACAGCGCCGGAGCACCCCCTGATGACGGATGTCCTCGCCGACGACGCCGGTCTCATCAACACAGGGCTGGGGACCTTCACCAACTTCGTCAATCTCATGGACATGGCCGCCATCGCTGTTCCCGTCACCCACACCACCGGGGACGGCGCCTTCGGGATCACGTTCGTCACCAGGGCATTCCACGACCAGGTGGGGATCGACCTCGCCGCGGACTTCCTCCGTGAGCCGCCGGCACTGTCCACCACCGCCGGAATCGACCTGGCCGTCTTCGGGGCGCACTTGCACGGCCAGCCCCTGAACCGTCAGCTCACGGACCTGGGCGGTCGCTACATCGACGACATCACCACGGCAACCAACCACCGGCTCTACCTGGCCGAAGGGTCCCCGCCGCGTCCCATCGTGGCCCCATCCGCCTCGGGCATCTCCGTGCCCGGCGAGCTGTGGCGCCTCCCCCTGACCTCTCTGGCGCGGTTGTTGACTGGCCTGCCGGCGCCGATGGGGCTGGGGCAGGTCTCCCTCTCGGACGGACGCACCGTCTGCGGATTCATCGGCCAGGTCCAGGGTGTGGAACGGGACATCACCTCGTTCGGCGGCTGGCGTGCCTATCTGGACGCTGCCGGTGAGGCCGCCCCCGCTCCCCTCCCGGTCCACGCCTAG